From a region of the Procambarus clarkii isolate CNS0578487 chromosome 18, FALCON_Pclarkii_2.0, whole genome shotgun sequence genome:
- the LOC138366038 gene encoding loricrin-like, protein MALSASHLIPWELECRSIDGAEIATPHSSNGVDTCWCVLQFAPIPRVHAFNQFLKSFSRFNHFNRIPGAVPVTLRSSSVVGGGAESSEERGRDGADEIDSDEFLGIGKVEIGANGGSGDSGGGGDGAGGGSQGVGGRRFRSTIRTRSINAITGGFGVPAASGRGFGSSSNESGFRSSSGSGFGSSSSGSGFGSSSGSGFGSSSGSGFGSSSGSGFGSSSSGSGFGSSSSGSGFGSSSSGSGFGSSSSGSGFGSSSSGSGFGSSSGSGFGSSSGNGFGSSSGSGFGSSSGSGFGSSSGSGFGSSSSGSAFGSSTGSAFGSSSSGSGFGSSSSSGRSTFGSRSEDDFESSSGGRGFGGNFGGFGSTSGSRGFGGGSSRASLSTSTPDVAALGSVAEDSSDRRRGRSKLGDTEDLSVSARTGYSITPGGGSGGGGGGGGGGGSGGGGGGSGGGSGGGGGSGGGGNMGGLAGAIAGGGVPGKDYPVLPSVPNTGFSCAGQVPGYYADTSPQAGCQVSPFPAIFVTG, encoded by the exons atggcgttgtctgcgtCTCACCTAATACCatgggagttggagtgcaggtccatagatggcgccgaaatcGCCACTCCACACTCCAGCAACGGTGTCGATACC TGCTGGTGTGTGCTGCAGTTCGCCCCAATCCCTCGGGTCCACGCCTTCAACCAGTTCCTCAAGTCCTTCTCCAGATTCAACCACTTTAACCGGATACCCGGCGCGGTCCCCGTTACTCTTCGAAGTAGCAGCGTTGTCGGCGGTGGCGCTGAGAGCAGTGAGGAGCGAGGCAGGGACGGCGCAGACGAGATTGACAGTGATGAGTTTTTGGGCATCGGGAAGGTGGAGATTGGCGCCAATGGTGGCAGTggcgacagtggtggtggtggtgacggtgctggtggaggaagccagGGTGTAGGTGGAAGGAGATTCAGAAGCACCATCAGAACACGAAGCATTAACGCCATTACTGGGGGATTtggag TACCAGCAGCAAGTGGAAGAGGCTTTGGGAGTAGCAGCAATGAAAGTGGCTTTCGAAGCAGCAGTGGAAGTGGTTTTGGGAGCAGCAGTAGTGGAAGTGGCTTTGGGAGCAGCAGTGGAAGTGGCTTTGGGAGCAGCAGTGGAAGTGGCTTTGGGAGCAGCAGTGGAAGTGGCTTtgggagcagcagcagtggaAGTGGCTTtgggagcagcagcagtggaAGTGGCTTtgggagcagcagcagtggaAGTGGCTTtgggagcagcagcagtggaAGTGGCTTTGGAAGCAGCAGCAGTGGAAGTGGCTTTGGAAGCAGCAGTGGAAGTGGCTTTGGAAGCAGCAGTGGAAATGGCTTTGGAAGCAGCAGTGGAAGTGGCTTTGGGAGCAGCAGTGGAAGTGGCTTTGGGAGCAGCAGTGGAAGTGGCTTTGGGAGCAGCAGTAGTGGAAGTGCCTTTGGAAGCAGCACTGGAAGTGCCTTTGGAAGCAGCAGCAGTGGAAGTGGCtttggaagcagcagcagcagtggaagaAGTACATTTGGAAGTAGAAGTGAAGACGACTTTGAATCCAGCAGTGGAGGAAGAGGATTTGGAGGGAACTTTGGTGGTTTTGGTAGCACTAGTGGCAGCAGAGGGTTTGGAGGCGGCAGCAGCCGTGCCTCCCTCAGCACCAGCACCCCCGACGTGGCGGCGCTGGGCAGTGTCGCTGAAGACTCCAGCGACCGTCGACGAGGAAGGTCAAAACTCGGAGACACCGAAGACCTAAGCGTTTCCGCTAGGACTGGGTATAGCATCACTCCTGGAGGTGGCAGCGGCGGAGGAGGCGGCGGAGGCGGTGGAGGAGGCAGCGGCGGCGGTGGAGgaggcagcggcggcggcagtggaggcggcggcggcAGTGGCGGCGGAGGCAATATGGGAGGCCTAGCCGGCGCCATCGCTGGAGGTGGAGTTCCAGGCAAGGACTACCCCGTGCTGCCTTCAGTGCCAAACACCGGCTTCTCCTGCGCAGGTCAGGTGCCGGGTTACTACGCCGACACCTCCCCCCAGGCCGGCTGTCAGGTGAGTCCGTTTCCCGCCATTTTCGTCACGGGGTAA
- the LOC123754557 gene encoding uncharacterized protein, whose amino-acid sequence MASNSGRGSGGYVAGGGFGNKLGSGGFVSSGGKKSGGFISSGGARGFTGGGGSSGGGGGNGGGGGRGGGSGLINVDGTGGFKSGVVGSGGYVSGSGGANSGSFVTGSDSGGSGVFTSGGGGPGSGDYVSSGSRGSGSITGSGGSGITTSGGSYGSGSGFTGSGGRGSGRGNTDFTSSGGGGYTGGGGASVGQRNNLGVVFPSGYLDAIPGTPGRDYLLLSTVPSTAFVFHICQPDGRLDSFLCPNGTVFNQQYFVCDWWFNFDCSTARQYYDLNAAVGKLDNTVFFSGNSIDGGGNTNGNYGGSFGGGGNLQLSSSAYASPGK is encoded by the exons ATGGCAAGTAACAGTGGCAGAGGATCAGGTGGATACGTCGCCGGTGGAGGGTTTGGCAACAAGTTGGGCAGTGGAGGATTTGTCAGCAGTGGTGGCAAGAAGAGTGGTGGTTTCATTAGTAGTGGAGGTGCAAGAGGATTTACCGGTGGGggcggtagtagtggtggtgggggaggcaatggtggtggtggtggtagaggaggtGGCAGTGGCTTGATTAATGTTGATGGTACTGGAGGATTTAAGAGTGGTGTTGTAGGTAGTGGTGGgtatgttagtggtagtggtggagcaaaCAGTGGAAGCTTCGTTACTGGAAGCGATAGTGGAGGCAGCGGTGTCTTCACTAGTGGTGGAGGCGGCCCAGGCAGCGGAGACTATGTTAGCAGTGGTAGTAGAGGCAGTGGGAGCATCactggtagtggaggcagtggcATTACTACTAGTGGTGGGAGTTACGGTAGCGGTAGCGGCTTCACCGGCAGTGGCGGGCGAGGCAGTGGCAGGGGAAACACTGACTTTACCAGCAGTGGCGGAGGCGGCTACACCGGAGGTGGTGGTGCGTCTGTAGGGCAGCGCAACAACCTGGGGGTGGTGTTCCCGAGCGGATACCTGGATGCCATCCCTGGGACTCCCGGACGGGACTACCTGCTCCTGTCTACCGTCCCGTCGACGGCCTTC GTGTTCCACATCTGTCAGCCAGATGGCCGCCTGGACTCGTTCCTCTGCCCCAACGGCACAGTCTTCAACCAGCAGTACttcgtgtgtgactggtggttcaACTTCGACTGTTCCACCGCCAGGCAGTACTACGACCTCAACGCTGCCGTCGGCAAGCTCGACAACACCGTGTTCTTCTCCGGCAACAGCATCGACGGCGGTGGCAACACAAATGGCAACTATGGCGGCTCTTTCGGAGGTGGTGGCAACCTCCAGCTGTCTTCCAGCGCTTACGCATCTCCTGGAAAATGA